A segment of the Catenuloplanes nepalensis genome:
TCCCGCCCCTTCCTGGCGCCGCGGGCCGCGTACGCGCGCGCCGGCCGTGAACCCGCACCGGCCTTCGTGGTTGACCTGCGTCGGTACGTGCGGGGAGGAACGTCAGCGACGACCGGTGCGCGCGGAGCGCTGGGTAAGCGGCCACGCCGGAAGCGGGAACATGGGTCTGTTCTTCTCAGTCCGTGAGCGCGAGCCGGGTCGCGGTGACGAACGCGTCGAAGATCGTCGTGGTGGTGTGTTTGCGCCGGGCGCGAGTGTTCTCGCCGAACATCAGGTCGCGCAGCTTCGTGGTCAGCTCCAGCTGGGTGCCGGCGCGGGTGTACGTGCGGTTGGCGATGTTGTCCGGGTCGGTGCCGGCCAGCGCGGGCACCGTGGACGCGTCGATGTTCCGGATGCCCGCGATGTCGAACCGCTGGCGCAGCGTGGCCTTCAGGTCCTGGTCGAGGCCGCCGACCAGGACCGCGGCGGCGTCCGGTTCCAGGCCCGCCTGGGTGGCGGTGCAGCCGTGCAGCGAGACGGTGCGGCGGGCGCCGCCGGTCAGCGAGAGAGCGACCGGGTCGTCGCAGTGGGTCGAGGTGACGTGCAGCTCCGCGTTGCCGGACGGCCGCAGGCCCTCGAAGAGCCAGTGGTCGTGGAGCGGGCCGTTCCCCGGCGTCTCGTCCGAGGGGTGGTAGCCGGCGATCGCGATGGCCAGTTCGGACGTGCCGGGCTCGATGCCGCCGCCGTGCACCGCCAGGATCGTGGTGGCCGGGAACGGCGTGGTGCCGGTGTGCGCGGCCGCGTGCCGGCGGTAGCGGCGGGTCCAGTCGATGTGCTCGAGCGCGGCGAGCTTCCGGTAGAGGTCGGTGTTCGACGAGTAGAGGTCGTCCGCCGCCGGCGCGGGACGGGCGCCGGTCGCGACCGCGATCGGCGGTGCGGCGATCACGCCGAGCGCGGCCAGCAGGGTCCGGCGGTGCAGCCTGTCCATGGTCTTCTCCCCGTGCCGGAATCGCAATCATGGTCGGAACCGCCAGTATGGACGCCCGTCAGGCGAGGCCGTCCAGGAGCGTGTCCAGGTTGTGACCGAACGTATCCGCCGCGTCGAGATGGCGCCGTCGACGACGAGCCGGGCGATGGTGGGGTAGCGGCCGGTGTCGAGGTCGCACCGGGATGAAACCATGGCGGCATGACTCCAGAGCAGCACGCCACCCGCGCGGAGGAACTCGTCGCGGAGGCTGAGCAGTTGTACGGTGACCTCCGCCTCGACGTCGAAACCGCCGGAAAGGCGGATCAGGCGCTCTGGGGCTTCCTCGA
Coding sequences within it:
- a CDS encoding poly-gamma-glutamate hydrolase family protein, producing MDRLHRRTLLAALGVIAAPPIAVATGARPAPAADDLYSSNTDLYRKLAALEHIDWTRRYRRHAAAHTGTTPFPATTILAVHGGGIEPGTSELAIAIAGYHPSDETPGNGPLHDHWLFEGLRPSGNAELHVTSTHCDDPVALSLTGGARRTVSLHGCTATQAGLEPDAAAVLVGGLDQDLKATLRQRFDIAGIRNIDASTVPALAGTDPDNIANRTYTRAGTQLELTTKLRDLMFGENTRARRKHTTTTIFDAFVTATRLALTD